Below is a window of Tachysurus fulvidraco isolate hzauxx_2018 chromosome 11, HZAU_PFXX_2.0, whole genome shotgun sequence DNA.
gttgttaaactttGATAAGACAGAAAAACTACTTATCGGTCCATAAACCTCAGAGTTTATTAACTAAAGTACCAATGAGCTAAAGGCaggtgtttaaatgttaattgttAAACTTCTGAAAGAATTCTacagaataagaataaaaattaaGAATAAAGTTGAAGTACATATTAGGGATGTTCCTGATCTGATCACGTGATCTGAAATCTGGCCCGATCACGTGGTTTCAGACTCGATCGGATGTTACCTCCCGATCAGGactcagatatatatataaatatattctcattatttttaacacatCTATAGTTATGTGGTGGCACAGAGTTCGACCCTTTGACTCCACACAGAAACAGCAGCGCGTGCGGCATGACATCACTTTGTTGCAGAGACGCTATTGGTTAAAAGTAGAACACGGAAGCAGCTTGAAGAGGAAAGCGCGAGTATGTCTGCAGTCTGGAGGTATTAtaaagtaaaggaggtgtggcctctgtagttttcagtctcagtaaaggaggtgtggcctctgtagttttcagtctcagtaaaggaggtgtggcctctgtagttttcagtctcagtaaaggaaggtgtggcctctgtagttttcagtctcagtaaaggaggtgtggcctctgtagttttcagtctcagtaaaggaaggtgtggcctctgtggttgtcagtcttagtgaaggaggtgtgggcTCTGTAgttgtcagtcttagtgaaggaggtgtggcctctgtagttgtcagtctcagtaaaggaggtgtggcctctgtagttgtcagtcttagtgaaggaggtgtgggcTCTGTAgttgtcagtcttagtgaaggaggtgtgactCTGTActtgtcagtcttagtgaaagaggtgtggctcTGTACTACCTCACAGAAGTGCTTTGTTTGTTAACAGATGTTGTTGAATGTTAAAATAaggtgaattaaataaaaaataaggaacATCCTGGATCCATATTGAAACAGAATTTGTTGTGAACCTTttaattgttaaacatttttaacgTGTAAATGTTGAACtgggtcttttttttgttaactgCCTGAATGCACATGACATTATCTCTGTGTGAAGTTTGGATATAAATGGTTTagctcacagtgaggtgatgcgGTTGGATGTACCTCAGGTCTAAAGTGAAACCATATGAGCTGCGTTACATAAATCTTTAATTACTAACCTGGAGGGGACGGACGATGGAATGTTTCTGGGAAGCCGATCCTGAGGGTGGGCTGCTCTTCACATGTAAAACTCACCAtttaaaacatcattaaaatCCATTAGCTAAAGCACGAGGACTGTGTAACGTGTTCACAGTGAAGGAcgagaacaaacacaaactcagcTGCTCTCAACTAgcaacactaacaccacaccTTAGCATTGTTCCCGTTATAAGTGCCATAGGGAGATCTCATTAGAAATGGAGAGAACGAGACTGAACACTTTTATATGATTCAAATATATAGCTCATGATTAGCATGACTGCTCTGAGGAAATTAGCATGACTGCTCTGAGGTAACTGTCTTATTAGCGTTAGCATTACTGtagttattaattaaattacagcttattttaaattattacacCACATGAAGCTGCAGTATTTGAGTTATATTTAGCGTTGTTATGTGATGAAGTGAAAGTTTAGACCAATGTtcagcaaaaacacaacaagtaaaaaaacctgtttattaACAATAAGGTTAAGGTTAAGCAGTGGAAATGGAAAACATTCAGCTGGATGGCAAATCTCGTGGAAAACAGAGCAGTTGGAAAAGTGAGCGGCTTCACTGAGTCACGCTCTCCAAGAACAGAGTGAAGTGCTTACGCTCTGAGGTCTTGGTTTTATTCTCTTCACAATGCTTTTTAGATCGAATGACTGTGGAAGAACCAAACCTGCTTTTACTGTTTCAGCTTTTATTGTGATCATTGTGTCTGCAGAAGGATCTGAAGATTCTCATGCAACAGATCCCTCGAAGAAACgtgttttttttgctgattcAATGTGAAATTCCCTCCAAACTTCCATCACACTGCATCTGCAACCAATCCAAAGTATTATGTAGGTCATGTTCCCACACTAACAGGCATGAACTCCAGCCAAGCAGTGGGTGTGTTCGattaaatctctttctctctcttactctctccctctctctccctgtctccctccctctctctgtctctgtctctctccctgtctctctccctctctctccctgtgtctctctctttctccctccctctctctgtgtctctctctccctctctctccctgtgtctctctctccctccctctctctgtgtctctctccgtgtctcccCCCTCTatctccctgtgtctctctctctccctctctctcactctctttctccctccctctctctgtgtctctctcaccctctctctccctgtgtctctctctctctctctcactctctttctccctccctctctctgtgtctctctcaccctctctctccctgtctctctctctctctctctctctctctctctctctctctctctctctctctctctctctctccctttctccctccctctctctgtgtctctctccctgtccccaccctctctctccctctctctgtgtctctgtctctctctgtctctctttctctgcccccccctctctgtaCAGTTCAGTCAGGACAAAGAGATGTTCACAGATTAAATAAGTTTTTACCCTTTTTTTGACAAAAGCAAGtttaataatgaaaattatttgtttttttactgaaacTTCAGGGGGAGAAGAAGAGTGAAGCTGGAGATCATCAGAAGGGGAGTTGAACGGTCTGAACGTCAGGACAGTAGGAACagttattgttgtgtgtgtgtgtgtgtgtgtgtgtgtgtgtgtgtgtgtgtgtgtgtgtgtgtgtgtgtgagagagagagagagagagagagagagagagagagagagagagagagagagagagagagagatttaattaACACGCTTGGCCAGAGTTCGAGTTTGGCCACGCCCCCTTAATTGCACTATGTCAGAGACCACGCCCATTTTCTTTGACCATGCCTCTCTTAATTTTATTGTGTCTGAGACCACGCCCATTGTCTTTGACCACACCTCCTTGACCAGGGAATCTTaccattacttttttttttaaataaaaatatctcacAGCTGAGGTGAAGTTCAGAGCTCAGAAGTGAGTAACTGAGTATTAATGAGTCCAGCTGAAAGACACAACAGTGGAACTCTGCAGTCGTGGGATTTAAACTTTTCCAGAAATGCCCATACAGATGGAAACAGGACTCATAATGAGGAGGACAAACAGGAACATCCTCATCTTTGGGGTGTAACAGTAAACCTGCTTCATCACCATGCTatgttgtggattattttccaaaGGCGCAATAAACACatctgctgccatctagtggtcaGTGTGCAGAATGTTTAACACGCAGGTTCTTtttctccatcttttttttttttttttttactattttttgcTACCTCTATTTCATTTTAACTCCAATCACTTTAATCACTAGTAAGTGTCCAAACTCCATGCTTTAATCATCAGAACTTTACCTCTGGATGCTTTAATGACTCATTAGCATGTTTATCACCTTCCTCATTCCCTTTTACTCTTAATCTAGAGATATTGCAGTTCTCTTGTGGACACATTTATAAGGTCTGTTGCTCTTTTTCCTATTTCTATattgtgctgatggatattctGCTGAAGGTCTTCTACCCGTTTTAATATCCTCTGATCCATCTGTGAATATCAGTTATGTTGCTGTATGTTTGACGTAAATCCTGTATAGCGATTATTTTAATGGCAGGTTGTTTTCCATCTTGATTTCCTCCTTATGAATAAACAGATTGATTTCTGGCATTCCTGCTCATCTTCCTAATCATCCTCCATAACTCATTAATTTCAATATCTTCATCATTTCTGTCACAGAATTCCCTCCgatatttttctttgctgtacTGATGACCTGCCTCACTGATGCTTGAGCTCTTTTATagttaattaaatcattaaaatgaaatcttcCTCCTACTTTCCTTAGAGCTTTATGTCTGATATGAACAGCCTCACTACACTCCTCATCCCACTATGGAACTACTTTTTGCCAATTGATTCTTCTGCTGCTTTCCGTATTGCCTCACGTTTATCTGTATTAAACTTctacatctttcttttttccccagtgACATCTTCAGTCCAAGTGTCTTTTTCTGTTGCCTATTGTCTGTGTGCAATAACAACACTTTCCCGTCTCTCAAAATTTTTGCACTTTTGATCTTTCCTTTATCTCATCATTGATCACTTTAGTTAAGATTCTTCTAGCTGCCGTGTGCTCATCCTCCTTGTGCACCACTTACACGAGCTGCACACCTTTCACTTCCATCTTAACATACAGCTAAGAGAAGGAAGACAATACATACAACTGacaacaaatttaaaataagaagaaaataaacaaaattatatgtACAGGTACAAAACAACACTAACTCAACAACAGGACAACATTTAGGTGTAAAAgtcttttacacacagtaggttgtgtttccaccagcaagtagcacagaaagacagagcagtttgagtaaagtttattatttctgaggagacattgaacatttttatatcaactATAATAAACCCATCCTAATAGTGCAtacagttaaatagtctgtttctacattctgcattcattactgttccagtttctgcacacaaaatgtccagtgtagctcagggacaaattaaatctcacacctcacttatactttttataaacacttttactaactttttattttggatcacaaaacctcacagaTGAGTCATGATATATCCTGAATCCAGcatatagaggctgagtgaatgtggtgtggactctgtggaggagcctcatggtgtcagagacgctgtagaaggacagagttcctgcactgtgatccacatacactcctattctggagggTGATGGACCTCGGAGCTCAGTCTGAATGTTACtgtgacagaaagagacagaggaagaagaacactGCAGATTCCAGGACTGACTGTTGTGTCCAAACCCACACTCATCACCATatcctttcctgctgatctctttatatgacaCTGATATGTCCACATCACCActcctctccacctcccagtaacagcgtccacacacactctccttacacaacacctgagtatagtagtcaaatctctctggatgatcagagtattGCTGTTGTGTCTCCCTCCGtgtcaccactctgttcttctcagacagaatgagtagATGATGTACTGTGTTTAgatccagagtcagataacagaaatctacagtaataaaatgtccacatgttagatgttaatcacaggatttataataagtgtgtgtgagacacctcTCTGTGTTTCTATCCTCCTAATGCAGCTCTATAAACATGGATCAGATATAGATcaacaatacagacatttttaacactgtgtgtgtgtgtttgtgtatgtatgtgtctgtgtgtgtgtgtgtctgtctgtgtgcgtatgtgtgtctgtctgtctgtgagtgtgtgtttgggtatgtatgtgtctgtgtttgtctctcagtgtgtgtgtctgtgttcatgtatgtatgtgtctgtgtgtctgtatgtgtgtgtttgtctgtgtgtgtgtatgtgtgtgtgtgtctgtgtgtgtgtgtgtgtctgtgtgtgtgtgtgtgtgtgtgtgtgtgtgtgtgtgtgtgtgtgtgtgtgtgtgtgtgtgtgtgtgtgtgtaaaacctacactgcagaaaattttctctgctctttggttctgaaggtaaaatcatctgaactgctgcagctttggagacacagagacaaaatggagacacagagacaaaatggagacagaaatatgaggtggaaacagtttaaagtgtgaatgtgaaaaatttGCTTCCTCACGTTCATTTCAGACGTCAACAACATCACCAtctcaatttattcatcagctacgattttctccacaaatgtaagatttgtactttgtttgtctgctaaattgatcttgatgtcatttacaagactgatgctaatactgtgtgattttctgcagtcttgttcctgcttacttcttatttctgttagatgaattttatggctctttttactgtgatacagaaacaatgttggtttgttcaccttgtggtctgattttgttgaattcctcctcacagatttgttcgactcgttttttcagatctgagagagatttcctcactccatcaaatgagagatgttgattgacagtgaagctgggtgagtcgtcacatccaggagaaacacagagagacgggaaactctacagagaggaaacacatcatagagaaggagaaaagtggacgagaggaacgaatgaatctcagactgaatcagaacaaagacacacttgtgatctcagacaggaacatttcttgttgctgtaatgagcttttaggaggaaactttgtgaggaacagcgccctctgtagatcagacagtgagtgttacctggaggaagtggatgtcatcgtgtgtgtgtgaaagctgctccaTCTCAGTGCCTCTCCTCTTAAGATcagcaatctcctgctccagttgattcaggagtcgttcagctcgactcacttcatctttctcctgagctctgatcagctccgtcacctccgagcgctttttctccatggagctgatcatctcagtaaagatcctctcactgtcatctactgctgcctgtgaacgtatctgtaaggacacacacacacacacacacacacacacacacacacacacacacacacacacacacacacacacacacacagatccatttAAAgatcaactctctctctcacagtgactctataatgtgtgtgtttatgtgaatctctcagtttcctcctcaccttaataatgtccacagtctgtttcagctcctgcaccttcttctgcttctcctggatcCTCTGCTGGGATTTTATCTGATCCTCCTTTAACTCATTCTGAGACCAAATAAAATAGGtttaattaatagaaataaaagtaaaatacaaagaattgtagctgtaattaaataagaaactaCTACATTGTCCCcagcacacatcatcacactcatcaccctctcctttcctgctgatctctttatatcaGACTGCTCTTaacatggtgccctgtgatgatgtGGAGTCCCACCAGGGGGAACTCTCCTGGTTACCACCAGAGGCTCCTCAACCTGGATCAGGACAAATATATCTAGACCAAACTATGAGCAGAAGCTTCCCAGATCTCCAGCTCAGGGTTCTTTTTAGATTTCCACAATCACTTTCACTCACTTGTTTAGTTCAAGGTGTTGTTTGTACTCGAAAATGACCTTAAACATCTTAGACTGGTATTACACCATATGTCAGATGTacatatatagtattttacattttacattaatatttttaaattcattttaaactttaattgtatgtgttcatttatttttattcttatttttcttctattattatatatttcttacttctgtttctatacttctgtaaagttgctttgagacaatatcaattgttaaaataaactgaattagaatttaaattagaatttgtagtgtgtgtgcatatataaatataaagtaaatataaatgtgtcttaaagaagcttcaacacttttagaagtaaaataaaatagactttttaatcaaaataaagtGACACATGTCCGTGTTAAATatctgcatcatcatcatcatcatcatcatcatcatcatcattgtcatgcCGTTGGCTGTTTAAAGTACACTGACTGATCTGAGCTGTTTCACACGTctttacaaaacacactttgacttttaataaaaatccaccttacactgaatgacagtcatataaccaatcagatcaccTCAATTgaaattagattagaaatagatgtagcgtctggtacaggtcatttagacctcaggtcccaggcaccctaaacttcagcatctactcttcaatcaaACGATAAGCAACCcaggtttaaacacacacaactgtccagtcattctggagccttcacaaagaccagataaccccatgccgcttctctgattgaactcataggggccctcaaccggaacacacacacacacacacacacacacacacacacacacacacacacacacacacacacacacacacacacacaaacacacacacacgcacacacacacacacacacacacacacacacacccacaacacaatgaaacattccttttactaataaaaccagtagataagatactctaagattcttattcttataaccttgttgtaatgtgtttcttctttaagacttgcctgacttaaaattatttgctccttactttcccgacaagggtgtattttattcatgtgtcagaaaacaacattgtgtttaacatcagttatactctaattactgatcatggcatgttaatgtatacctgttctaatgctgtatgcccctttaaggtctgatgtcagaatgtatacgaagttATTGGTTTTtcacttccctaatgaaagtgcattttgttttgtgtttcatttttgtttctttgccttttatAAGAACataatatcgtattaacatcagttacccttcgattactgatctgtgtatgtaatgtaccgctgccttcataccgtcattacccttcatgtttagtatccaaatgaccacaaaattatcggttactcatttttcaaacaatggtgtattttatttgagcatgaaaggtgccataccgtcttaatacaccttggaaaaaactttaaagtcatctaaaagtttgatagctaaaccacgcccacagacacctgaaacaaactGAGTTTATCTCTCTGTAATCTTGGCCgtagtattggtcatctcccgaaagatggg
It encodes the following:
- the LOC113647955 gene encoding E3 ubiquitin/ISG15 ligase TRIM25-like — protein: MAEASISVDQDQFSCPVCLDLLNDPVATPCGHSFCKMCINGCWDQEDVKGVYSCPQCRETFTPRPVLRRNNMLAEVVDKLKKTELQAASPAHCYAGPGDVECDSCTGRKHKAVKSCLVCQASYCEDHLKPHYQSPAFKKHKLVEACADLQEKICSEHDKLMEIYCRTDQSLICYLCMMEEHKGHDTVSAKAERTKKQNELKEDQIKSQQRIQEKQKKVQELKQTVDIIKIRSQAAVDDSERIFTEMISSMEKKRSEVTELIRAQEKDEVSRAERLLNQLEQEIADLKRRGTEMEQLSHTHDDIHFLQSFPSLCVSPGCDDSPSFTVNQHLSFDGVRKSLSDLKKRVEQICEEEFNKIRPQAAAVQMILPSEPKSRENFLQYFCYLTLDLNTVHHLLILSEKNRVVTRRETQQQYSDHPERFDYYTQVLCKESVCGRCYWEVERSGDVDISVSYKEISRKGYGDECGFGHNSQSWNLQCSSSSVSFCHSNIQTELRGPSPSRIGVYVDHSAGTLSFYSVSDTMRLLHRVHTTFTQPLYAGFRIYHDSSVRFCDPK